The following coding sequences lie in one Canis lupus familiaris isolate Mischka breed German Shepherd chromosome 34, alternate assembly UU_Cfam_GSD_1.0, whole genome shotgun sequence genomic window:
- the CMBL gene encoding carboxymethylenebutenolidase homolog isoform X1 gives MANEAYPCPCDIGHKLEYGGMGREVQVEHIKAYVTKPPFDTGKAVIVIQDIFGWQLPNTRYMADMIAGNGYTAIVPDFFVGQEPWHPSGDWSTFPEWLKTRDARKIDKEVDAVLKYLKQQCHAQKIGIVGFCWGGVAVHHVMMKYPEFRAGVSVYGIIKDSEDVHSLKNPTLFIFAENDAVIPLEQVSLLTQKLKKHCKVEYQIKTFSGQTHGFVHRKREDCSAEDKPYIDEARRNLIEWLHKYV, from the exons ATGGCTAACGAGGCTTATCCCTGTCCGTGTGACATTGGCCACAAGCTAGAGTATGGAGGGATGGGGCGTGAAGTTCAAGTGGAGCACATCAAGGCTTATGTCACCAAACCCCCCTTTGACACGGGCAAGGCTGTGATTGTCATCCAGGATATCTTTGGCTGGCAGTTGCCCAATACCCGATACATGGCTGACATGATCGCAGGAAATGGATACAC GGCCATCGTTCCAGACTTCTTTGTAGGGCAAGAACCCTGGCATCCTTCTGGGGACTGGTCCACCTTCCCAGAGTGGTTGAAAACAAGAGATGCCAGAAAAATTGATAA AGAGGTTGATGCCGTCTTGAAGTATCTGAAACAACAGTGTCATGCCCAGAAAATTGGCATTGTGGGATTCTGCTGGGGTGGCGTGGCTGTCCATCACGTGATGATGAAGTACCCAGAATTCAGGGCAGGGGTGTCCGTCTACG GCATCATCAAGGATTCTGAAGACGTGCACAGTTTAAAGAACCCcacattgttcatttttgctgAAAATGATGCTGTGATTCCTCTTGAGCAA GTCTCTTTGTTGActcagaagttaaaaaaacacTGCAAAGTGGAATatcaaattaaaacattttctgggcAAACCCATGGCTTCGTGCATCGGAAGAGAGAAGATTGTTCAGCAGAAGACAAGCCCTATATAGATGAAGCAAGAAGGAATTTGATTGAGTGGTTGCACAAGTACGTTTAG
- the CMBL gene encoding carboxymethylenebutenolidase homolog isoform X2, whose translation MANEAYPCPCDIGHKLEYGGMGREVQVEHIKAYVTKPPFDTGKAVIVIQDIFGWQLPNTRYMADMIAGNGYTAIVPDFFVGQEPWHPSGDWSTFPEWLKTRDARKIDKEVDAVLKYLKQQCHAQKIGIVGFCWGGVAVHHVMMKYPEFRAGVSVYGIIKDSEDVHSLKNPTLFIFAENDAVIPLEQGKCSKGFICCSKYFSTLKF comes from the exons ATGGCTAACGAGGCTTATCCCTGTCCGTGTGACATTGGCCACAAGCTAGAGTATGGAGGGATGGGGCGTGAAGTTCAAGTGGAGCACATCAAGGCTTATGTCACCAAACCCCCCTTTGACACGGGCAAGGCTGTGATTGTCATCCAGGATATCTTTGGCTGGCAGTTGCCCAATACCCGATACATGGCTGACATGATCGCAGGAAATGGATACAC GGCCATCGTTCCAGACTTCTTTGTAGGGCAAGAACCCTGGCATCCTTCTGGGGACTGGTCCACCTTCCCAGAGTGGTTGAAAACAAGAGATGCCAGAAAAATTGATAA AGAGGTTGATGCCGTCTTGAAGTATCTGAAACAACAGTGTCATGCCCAGAAAATTGGCATTGTGGGATTCTGCTGGGGTGGCGTGGCTGTCCATCACGTGATGATGAAGTACCCAGAATTCAGGGCAGGGGTGTCCGTCTACG GCATCATCAAGGATTCTGAAGACGTGCACAGTTTAAAGAACCCcacattgttcatttttgctgAAAATGATGCTGTGATTCCTCTTGAGCAA GGAAAATGTTCCAAAGGGTTCATTTGTTGctccaaatatttttcaacattaaAGTTTTAA